The Streptomyces sp. NBC_01275 genome has a segment encoding these proteins:
- a CDS encoding glycoside hydrolase family 38 C-terminal domain-containing protein, whose protein sequence is MHDERRRIEERVERVHTQRIKPAIYAATVPFEVEAWQAPGEPVPFAEAAAAPYTPFAMDTPWGPPWGTTWFRMRGQVPAEWAGRRVEAVIDLGFVGDWPGNQAEALVHLTDGTPLKAVNPLNQYVPIGNPAVGGESVDYLVEAASNPDILANDFAAPTLLGDVLTAGDKPLYTFQRADIAVLDEQVWHLDLDLQVLRELMVHLGEHEPRRHEIMHALDRAMDALDLDDIAGSAAAVREVLAPVLARPAHASAHTVSGVGHAHIDSAWLWPIRETKRKTSRTFSNVTSLADEYDDFIFACSQAQQYEWVRDNYPHVWARIQDSVKKGQWAPVGGMWVEADGNLPGGEAIARQLVHGKRFFIEHFGVETKGVWLPDSFGYTAAYPQLAKLAGNDWFLTQKISWNQTNKFPHHTFWWEGIDGTRIFTHFPPIDTYNARFSGEEMDRAVRNYSEKGGGSRSLAPFGWGDGGGGPTREIMERARRLADLEGSPKVVVEHPDQFFAKAREEYPDAPVWVGELYLELHRATYTSQARTKQGNRRSEHKLREAELWATTAALHAPGYAYPHEKLDRLWKTVLLHQFHDILPGSSIAWVHREAEAEYARVAQELEALTAEAVAALGGGGTRAFNTSPYDRAEVVRTSAGAPAYVEVPANGSALLAEAEAPQPVTVSGRVLDNGLVRVEVAEDGTLSSVYDLRANREVLAGQGNLLRLHTDLPNYWDAWDIDKHYKNRFTDLLEPDSVTVVEDDPLLGAIRVTRSFGKGSTLTQTVTVRAGSARIDVETDIDWHEAEKILKACFPVDVRAAHSSAEIQFGHVQRPTHTNTSWEAARFEVSGHRWVHIGEPGYGVAVLNDSTYGHDVSRTVREDGGTTTTVALSLVRAPRIPDPEADQGRHRFTYSLLPGATIGDAVAEGYSLNLPLRVAESAGAPEPVVSVTGDGVTVEAVKLADDASGDVVVRLYESRGGRAQGVLHTGFPLAGAQVTDLLERPLEDAEVDGDGGVPVALRPFQVLTLRLRRAAAGQ, encoded by the coding sequence ATGCACGACGAACGCCGCCGGATCGAGGAGCGCGTCGAGCGCGTCCACACCCAGCGCATCAAGCCCGCGATCTACGCGGCCACGGTTCCCTTCGAGGTCGAGGCCTGGCAGGCGCCGGGCGAGCCGGTTCCGTTCGCGGAGGCCGCCGCCGCGCCCTACACGCCCTTCGCCATGGACACCCCCTGGGGCCCGCCCTGGGGCACCACCTGGTTCCGGATGCGCGGCCAGGTGCCGGCCGAGTGGGCGGGCCGGCGCGTCGAGGCCGTCATCGACCTCGGCTTCGTCGGCGACTGGCCGGGCAACCAGGCCGAGGCGCTGGTCCACCTCACCGACGGGACGCCGCTGAAGGCGGTCAACCCGCTCAACCAGTACGTGCCGATCGGCAACCCGGCCGTCGGCGGCGAGAGCGTCGACTACCTGGTCGAGGCCGCCTCCAACCCCGACATCCTCGCGAACGACTTCGCGGCGCCCACCCTGCTGGGCGATGTGCTGACGGCTGGCGACAAGCCGCTGTACACCTTCCAGCGCGCCGACATCGCCGTCCTCGACGAGCAGGTCTGGCACCTCGACCTGGACCTCCAGGTGCTGCGCGAGCTCATGGTCCACCTCGGCGAGCACGAACCGCGCCGCCACGAGATCATGCACGCCCTGGACCGCGCGATGGACGCCCTCGACCTGGACGACATCGCCGGCAGCGCCGCCGCCGTCCGCGAGGTGCTCGCCCCCGTCCTGGCCCGGCCGGCCCACGCCAGCGCCCACACCGTCTCCGGCGTCGGCCACGCGCACATCGACTCCGCCTGGCTGTGGCCGATCCGCGAGACCAAGCGCAAGACCTCCCGCACCTTCTCCAACGTCACCTCGCTCGCCGACGAGTACGACGACTTCATCTTCGCCTGCTCCCAGGCCCAGCAGTACGAGTGGGTGCGCGACAACTACCCCCACGTGTGGGCCCGCATCCAGGACTCGGTGAAGAAGGGGCAGTGGGCGCCGGTCGGCGGCATGTGGGTCGAGGCCGACGGCAACCTGCCCGGCGGCGAGGCCATCGCCCGCCAGCTCGTGCACGGCAAGCGGTTCTTCATCGAGCACTTCGGCGTCGAGACCAAGGGCGTCTGGCTGCCGGACTCCTTCGGCTACACCGCCGCCTACCCGCAGCTCGCCAAGCTGGCCGGCAACGACTGGTTCCTGACCCAGAAGATCTCCTGGAACCAGACCAACAAGTTCCCCCACCACACCTTCTGGTGGGAGGGCATCGACGGCACCCGCATCTTCACCCACTTCCCGCCCATCGACACCTACAACGCCCGCTTCAGCGGCGAGGAGATGGACCGCGCCGTACGCAACTACTCGGAGAAGGGCGGCGGTTCGCGCTCGCTCGCCCCCTTCGGCTGGGGCGACGGCGGCGGCGGCCCCACCCGCGAGATCATGGAACGGGCCCGCCGACTGGCCGACCTCGAGGGCTCTCCGAAGGTCGTCGTCGAGCACCCCGACCAGTTCTTCGCCAAGGCCCGCGAGGAGTACCCGGACGCCCCGGTCTGGGTCGGCGAGCTCTACCTGGAGCTGCACCGCGCCACCTACACCTCCCAGGCGCGCACCAAGCAGGGCAACCGGCGCAGCGAACACAAGCTGCGCGAGGCCGAGTTGTGGGCGACCACCGCCGCCCTGCACGCCCCGGGCTACGCCTACCCCCACGAGAAGCTCGACCGGCTGTGGAAGACGGTGCTGCTGCACCAGTTCCACGACATCCTGCCGGGCTCCTCGATCGCCTGGGTGCACCGCGAGGCGGAGGCCGAATACGCCCGCGTCGCCCAGGAGTTGGAGGCGCTGACGGCCGAGGCCGTCGCGGCGCTCGGCGGCGGCGGGACCCGGGCGTTCAACACCAGCCCCTACGACCGCGCCGAGGTGGTCCGCACCTCCGCGGGCGCGCCGGCCTACGTCGAGGTGCCCGCGAACGGCAGCGCGCTCCTTGCCGAGGCCGAGGCCCCGCAGCCGGTGACGGTCTCCGGCCGGGTCCTCGACAACGGACTGGTCCGGGTGGAGGTCGCCGAGGACGGCACCCTGTCGTCCGTCTACGATCTGCGGGCGAACCGCGAGGTCCTGGCCGGCCAGGGCAACCTGCTCCGTCTGCACACCGACCTGCCCAACTACTGGGACGCCTGGGACATCGACAAGCACTACAAGAACCGTTTCACGGACCTGCTGGAGCCGGACTCGGTGACCGTCGTCGAGGACGATCCGCTGCTCGGCGCGATCCGCGTCACGCGCTCGTTCGGCAAGGGCTCGACGCTCACCCAGACCGTCACGGTCCGCGCGGGAAGCGCCCGGATCGACGTCGAGACCGACATCGACTGGCACGAGGCCGAGAAGATCCTCAAGGCCTGCTTCCCGGTGGACGTCCGCGCCGCGCACTCCTCCGCGGAGATCCAGTTCGGCCACGTCCAGCGCCCCACGCACACCAACACCAGCTGGGAGGCGGCCCGGTTCGAGGTCTCCGGCCACCGCTGGGTGCACATCGGGGAGCCCGGCTACGGCGTCGCGGTCCTCAACGACTCCACCTACGGCCACGACGTCTCCCGCACGGTCCGCGAGGACGGCGGTACGACGACCACGGTCGCCCTGAGCCTGGTCCGCGCCCCGCGGATCCCGGACCCCGAGGCCGACCAGGGCCGGCACCGCTTCACGTACTCCCTGCTGCCGGGCGCCACGATCGGCGACGCGGTCGCCGAGGGCTACTCCCTCAACCTCCCGCTGCGGGTCGCTGAGTCGGCGGGCGCGCCGGAGCCGGTGGTGTCCGTGACCGGCGACGGGGTCACCGTCGAGGCCGTGAAGCTCGCCGACGACGCGTCCGGCGACGTCGTCGTCCGGCTCTACGAGTCGCGCGGCGGCCGCGCCCAGGGCGTGCTGCACACCGGCTTCCCGCTGGCCGGCGCCCAGGTCACCGACCTGCTGGAGCGCCCGCTGGAGGACGCCGAGGTCGACGGCGACGGCGGCGTCCCCGTCGCGCTGCGCCCCTTCCAGGTGCTGACGCTCCGTCTGCGACGCGCCGCCGCCGGCCAGTAG
- a CDS encoding carbohydrate binding domain-containing protein, whose product MRTTPLGRPWRRFLALLGTAGLALAGAVALPGTAQAANVLTNPGFESGALSPWSCTGNLGAVVSSPVHGGSKALTGAVSSSDNAKCSQTVAVQPGTTYALTGWVRGSYVYLGVDGGASTWTSSPSAYSRLSVSFTTGASQTSATIYVHGWYAQGAYYADDISLDGPGGGGGGSDTQAPSAPGGLTSTGKTSSSVSLSWNASTDNVGVTAYDVYSGSAQVLTVSGTSATVSGLSASTGYTFSVKARDAAGNVSAASNSLSVTTNAGSGGGTGFKQAAPYLFEGWGDPPSVSTVMNATGVKWFTMAFVLDGGGCNPMWDSTRPLTGGVDQSVINQVRSAGGDIVPSFGGWQGSKLGANCSSASALSAALQKVIDAYSLKAIDMDIENSDEFENEAVQARILTALKTVKANNPGLKTIVTFGTSTTGPTYYGNRLIEQAKSLNADIDVFTIMPFDFGGGSDMYGNTVNATEGLKTKLKSTFGWDDATAYAHIGISGMNGLSDQQENTTPAIWTSIRDWANSHHIARLAYWAVNRDRPCPGGGVVSNCSGISQNTWQFTSITAGFTG is encoded by the coding sequence GTGCGCACCACACCCCTCGGACGCCCATGGCGTCGATTCCTCGCCCTGCTCGGCACCGCCGGTCTGGCGCTCGCCGGGGCCGTGGCCCTGCCGGGTACCGCTCAGGCCGCCAACGTCCTCACCAACCCCGGTTTCGAGTCGGGCGCCCTCTCGCCCTGGTCCTGTACCGGCAACCTCGGCGCCGTCGTCTCCTCACCCGTGCACGGCGGCTCCAAGGCCCTTACCGGCGCGGTGAGTTCGAGTGACAACGCCAAGTGCAGCCAGACCGTCGCCGTCCAGCCCGGCACGACGTACGCGCTCACCGGTTGGGTGCGCGGCAGCTACGTCTATCTCGGCGTCGACGGCGGGGCCTCGACGTGGACGTCGTCGCCGTCGGCGTACAGCCGGCTGTCCGTGTCCTTCACCACGGGCGCCTCGCAGACCAGCGCCACCATCTACGTCCACGGCTGGTACGCCCAAGGCGCCTACTACGCCGACGACATCAGCCTGGACGGTCCCGGCGGCGGGGGCGGCGGCTCGGACACGCAGGCGCCGAGCGCGCCCGGCGGGCTGACCTCGACCGGGAAGACCTCCTCCAGCGTGTCGCTGTCGTGGAACGCCTCGACGGACAACGTGGGCGTCACAGCGTACGACGTCTACAGCGGGTCCGCCCAGGTGCTCACCGTGTCCGGGACGTCGGCGACCGTCAGCGGGCTGTCCGCGAGCACGGGATACACCTTCAGCGTGAAGGCGCGCGACGCCGCCGGGAACGTCTCCGCGGCCTCCAACTCCCTGTCCGTGACGACGAACGCGGGCAGCGGAGGCGGGACCGGTTTCAAGCAGGCCGCGCCCTATCTGTTCGAAGGCTGGGGCGATCCGCCGAGCGTGAGCACGGTGATGAACGCGACCGGCGTCAAGTGGTTCACGATGGCGTTCGTGCTGGACGGCGGCGGCTGCAACCCGATGTGGGACAGCACCCGGCCGCTCACCGGCGGGGTCGACCAGAGCGTGATCAACCAGGTCCGCTCGGCCGGCGGTGACATCGTGCCGTCGTTCGGCGGCTGGCAGGGCAGCAAGCTGGGCGCCAACTGCTCCTCGGCGAGCGCGCTTTCGGCCGCGCTGCAGAAGGTGATCGACGCCTACTCGCTCAAGGCGATCGACATGGACATCGAGAACTCGGACGAGTTCGAGAACGAGGCCGTGCAGGCGAGGATCCTCACGGCCCTGAAGACGGTCAAGGCCAACAACCCCGGTCTGAAGACCATCGTGACCTTCGGGACGTCGACGACCGGGCCGACCTACTACGGCAACCGGCTCATCGAGCAGGCCAAGTCGCTGAACGCCGACATCGACGTGTTCACCATCATGCCGTTCGACTTCGGCGGCGGCTCCGACATGTACGGCAACACCGTGAACGCGACGGAGGGGTTGAAGACCAAGCTGAAGTCCACCTTCGGCTGGGACGACGCCACCGCCTACGCCCACATCGGCATCTCCGGCATGAACGGCCTGTCCGACCAGCAGGAGAACACCACCCCGGCCATCTGGACCTCGATCCGCGACTGGGCCAACTCCCACCACATCGCCCGCCTCGCCTACTGGGCCGTCAACCGCGACCGGCCGTGCCCGGGCGGCGGCGTGGTGAGCAACTGCTCCGGCATCAGCCAGAACACCTGGCAGTTCACCTCCATCACGGCCGGCTTCACCGGCTGA
- a CDS encoding ATP-grasp domain-containing protein → MVSRVRVWLNRTYAENVFFTDQLRRNPSDRAVEIHATHGDADSPVLAAADTAELEPEGLSPAAYVEYALDQCQRRGIDVFVPRLQQAEIVAHRADFEAVGTALLAPPPEAVAVFHDKVIAYEAVQAIGVPVPPWWRVRTAEELVAAVEELEDAGHKACFKPASGAGGVGFRVITRAPFSLMHLNGFPSSYVQLDMVVEALQQAAEQGEQVDWLVMPRLEQPEVSVDCLTGPDNLLRMAIGRTKNGRRRGFTLHEQWLEPARRIAEGFGLHYLSNIQFRMFGDHPVLMDVNTRPAGGLHQLSLCGVNAPWAAVQLALGEDPGEIRPPFLGQDYTVVSGPRPLRAVSLPHQRVEENEPLLPAVPTPADSVEVAPAGAAQVLPL, encoded by the coding sequence ATGGTCTCTCGCGTACGCGTCTGGCTCAACCGCACGTACGCGGAGAACGTGTTCTTCACGGATCAGCTGCGACGAAATCCCAGCGACCGAGCCGTCGAGATCCACGCCACGCACGGCGACGCGGACTCCCCCGTACTGGCCGCCGCCGACACCGCCGAGCTGGAGCCGGAAGGCCTCTCCCCCGCCGCCTACGTCGAGTACGCCCTCGACCAGTGCCAGCGCCGCGGCATCGACGTGTTCGTGCCCCGGCTGCAGCAGGCGGAGATCGTCGCGCACCGCGCCGACTTCGAGGCGGTCGGCACCGCGCTGCTCGCGCCGCCGCCGGAGGCCGTGGCCGTCTTCCACGACAAGGTGATCGCCTACGAGGCGGTCCAGGCGATCGGCGTGCCGGTTCCGCCGTGGTGGCGGGTGCGCACGGCCGAGGAACTCGTCGCCGCCGTCGAGGAGTTGGAGGACGCCGGTCACAAGGCGTGCTTCAAGCCGGCGTCCGGCGCGGGCGGGGTGGGCTTCCGGGTGATCACGCGCGCCCCCTTCTCCCTCATGCACCTCAACGGCTTCCCGAGCTCCTACGTCCAGCTCGACATGGTCGTCGAGGCGCTCCAGCAGGCCGCCGAGCAGGGTGAGCAGGTGGACTGGCTGGTCATGCCGCGACTGGAGCAGCCGGAGGTGTCGGTGGACTGCCTCACCGGCCCGGACAACCTGCTGCGGATGGCCATCGGCCGCACCAAGAACGGCCGCCGCCGGGGCTTCACGCTGCACGAGCAGTGGCTGGAGCCGGCCCGTCGGATCGCCGAGGGCTTCGGGCTGCACTACCTGTCCAACATCCAGTTCCGGATGTTCGGCGACCATCCGGTCCTGATGGACGTCAACACCCGCCCCGCGGGCGGACTGCACCAGCTGTCCCTGTGCGGCGTCAACGCGCCCTGGGCGGCTGTGCAGTTGGCGCTCGGCGAGGACCCGGGCGAGATCCGGCCGCCGTTCCTGGGGCAGGACTACACGGTGGTGTCGGGACCGCGGCCGCTGCGCGCGGTGTCGCTGCCGCACCAGCGGGTGGAGGAGAACGAGCCGCTGCTGCCGGCCGTGCCGACGCCTGCCGACTCCGTCGAGGTCGCGCCTGCGGGCGCGGCGCAGGTGCTGCCGCTTTAG
- a CDS encoding metallophosphoesterase, which translates to MTSRAGGAGQLLAISDLHIGYPENRALVEAMAPETDDDWLLVAGDVSENVADIRWALKTLASRFRKVVWAPGNHELWTHPQDSVTLRGVARYEHLVEVCRDLGVTTPEDPYPVWEGPGGPVAVAPLFLLYDYSFLPAGCATKDEGLTYAHGTGIVCNDEYLLHPDPYPTREAWCRARVAETERRLAELPADLPTVLVNHYPLDRHPMDVLWHPEFAMWCGTELTADWHRRFRVSAMVYGHLHIPRTTWHEGVRFEEVSVGYPREWRKRTRPPGQLRRILPAEATAS; encoded by the coding sequence GTGACGTCGAGGGCCGGTGGAGCCGGACAGCTGCTGGCGATCAGCGATCTGCACATCGGCTATCCCGAGAACCGCGCCCTGGTCGAGGCCATGGCCCCGGAGACCGACGACGACTGGCTCCTGGTCGCCGGCGACGTCTCGGAGAACGTGGCCGACATCCGCTGGGCGCTGAAGACCCTCGCGAGCCGCTTCCGCAAGGTCGTCTGGGCCCCCGGCAACCACGAGCTGTGGACCCACCCCCAGGACTCCGTCACCCTGCGCGGCGTCGCCCGCTACGAACACCTCGTCGAGGTCTGCCGCGACCTGGGCGTGACGACGCCCGAGGACCCGTACCCGGTGTGGGAGGGCCCCGGCGGCCCGGTCGCCGTCGCGCCGCTCTTCCTGTTGTACGACTACTCGTTCCTGCCGGCCGGCTGCGCCACCAAGGACGAGGGGCTGACCTACGCGCACGGGACCGGCATCGTCTGCAACGACGAGTACCTGCTGCACCCCGACCCCTACCCGACCCGCGAGGCCTGGTGCCGGGCCCGGGTCGCGGAGACCGAGCGCCGGCTCGCCGAGCTGCCCGCCGACCTGCCGACGGTCCTGGTCAACCACTATCCGCTGGACCGGCACCCGATGGACGTCCTGTGGCACCCCGAGTTCGCCATGTGGTGCGGCACCGAGCTGACCGCGGACTGGCACCGCCGCTTCCGCGTCTCAGCCATGGTCTACGGCCATCTGCACATCCCCCGGACCACCTGGCACGAGGGCGTCCGCTTCGAGGAGGTCTCGGTGGGCTATCCGCGGGAGTGGCGCAAGCGGACCCGGCCGCCGGGGCAGCTGCGCCGCATCCTGCCGGCGGAGGCGACGGCGTCGTGA
- a CDS encoding alpha/beta fold hydrolase: MVDVPQRRTMSRAPRLRSVGDGELELQYRVVHGYRRAFRMAGQGPALVLIHGIGDSSATWAELIPDLARTHTVIAPDLLGHGASDKPRADYSVAAYANGVRDLLTTLGVESATLVGHSLGGGVAMQFAYQFPERTERLILVSAGGVGREVTPALRLVSLPGAHLALSALRLPGMRLQVGLAIRLMKLLDVDLALDAPDLLNLVDALPDHTSCDAFIRTLRAVVDWRGQVVTMLDRCYLTAGMPTMLLWGDRDCVVPVRHAYGAQEAMPGSRLEIFEGAGHFPFHSDPARFRALVEEFTSTTAPADWSRDHWRELLREGRPGPAAGPAGDTGRDLREASERSAT; this comes from the coding sequence GTGGTCGACGTCCCGCAGCGGCGCACGATGTCACGCGCCCCACGACTGCGCTCGGTGGGCGACGGGGAGCTGGAACTGCAGTACCGCGTCGTGCACGGCTACCGCCGGGCCTTCCGGATGGCCGGCCAGGGCCCGGCGCTGGTCCTCATCCACGGCATCGGGGACTCCTCGGCGACCTGGGCCGAGCTGATCCCCGACCTCGCCCGCACCCACACCGTCATCGCCCCCGACCTCCTCGGCCACGGCGCCTCCGACAAGCCCCGCGCCGACTACTCGGTGGCCGCCTACGCCAACGGCGTGCGCGATCTGCTCACCACGCTCGGCGTCGAGTCGGCGACCCTGGTCGGGCACTCGCTCGGCGGGGGAGTGGCGATGCAGTTCGCCTACCAGTTCCCCGAGCGCACCGAGCGGCTCATCCTCGTCAGCGCCGGCGGAGTCGGCCGCGAGGTGACCCCGGCCCTGCGGTTGGTCTCCCTGCCCGGCGCTCATCTCGCTCTGTCCGCACTGCGGTTGCCCGGCATGCGACTCCAAGTAGGCCTCGCCATACGGCTGATGAAGCTGCTGGACGTCGATCTCGCACTGGACGCACCCGACTTGCTCAACCTGGTGGACGCGCTGCCGGACCACACCTCGTGCGACGCCTTCATCCGCACCCTGCGCGCGGTCGTCGACTGGCGCGGCCAGGTGGTGACCATGCTCGACCGCTGCTATCTGACGGCGGGCATGCCGACCATGCTGCTGTGGGGCGACCGGGACTGCGTGGTGCCCGTACGGCACGCGTACGGCGCACAGGAGGCCATGCCCGGCAGCCGGCTGGAGATCTTCGAGGGCGCGGGCCACTTCCCCTTCCACAGCGACCCCGCCCGCTTCCGCGCCCTGGTCGAGGAGTTCACCAGCACCACCGCCCCGGCCGACTGGAGCCGCGACCACTGGCGCGAGCTGCTGCGCGAGGGGCGACCCGGGCCGGCGGCGGGACCGGCGGGGGACACCGGACGCGACCTGCGCGAGGCGAGCGAACGCAGCGCCACCTGA
- a CDS encoding 4'-phosphopantetheinyl transferase: MIEELLPDSVVAVEAFGEEGVREFGDAPLYPQEEALVARAVAKRRREFTVVRGCARRAMEKLGVPPQPVLSGERGAPQWPAGVNGSMTHCEGYAGAALVRAVDLASLGIDAEPHQPLPEGVLSAVSLPAEAERLRRLAEERPEVHGDRLLFSAKESVYKAWFPLTRKWLDFAEADIDVSADPAGGAHGVFRARLLVPGPMVGGRRVECFDGRWIVRRGLVATAVTVPNDG, from the coding sequence GTGATCGAGGAGCTGCTGCCGGACTCCGTGGTGGCCGTCGAGGCCTTCGGCGAGGAGGGCGTCCGCGAGTTCGGGGACGCGCCGCTGTACCCGCAGGAGGAGGCCCTCGTCGCCCGGGCGGTCGCCAAGCGCCGTCGCGAGTTCACCGTCGTACGCGGCTGCGCCCGGCGCGCCATGGAGAAGCTCGGCGTGCCCCCGCAGCCCGTGCTGTCCGGCGAGCGCGGGGCCCCGCAGTGGCCGGCCGGGGTGAACGGCAGCATGACGCACTGCGAGGGCTACGCCGGCGCCGCCCTGGTCCGCGCCGTCGACCTGGCCTCCCTCGGCATCGACGCCGAACCCCACCAGCCGCTCCCCGAGGGCGTCCTGTCCGCCGTGTCGCTGCCCGCGGAGGCGGAGCGGCTGCGCCGGCTGGCCGAGGAGCGGCCCGAGGTGCACGGGGACCGGCTGCTGTTCAGCGCCAAGGAGTCCGTCTACAAGGCGTGGTTCCCCCTCACCCGGAAGTGGCTGGACTTCGCCGAGGCCGACATCGACGTGTCCGCCGACCCCGCCGGGGGCGCGCACGGCGTCTTCCGCGCCCGGCTGCTCGTCCCCGGACCGATGGTCGGCGGCCGGCGGGTCGAGTGCTTCGACGGCCGCTGGATCGTCCGCCGAGGCCTGGTGGCCACCGCCGTCACGGTCCCGAACGACGGCTGA
- a CDS encoding toxin-antitoxin system, toxin component — protein sequence MRRLCGELVSELTLPAPAAPADLYTALCDGMSRRRGRPVHFRMAPFPADTASGLWLDMADQDLVVIEERTAPDHQLVILGHELWHMNAGHCSHHVQGAAVAARLLTDGADLQATVHRVAARTRFDLADERQAESFGLLLASKCRAWLAGSSPRGRGQGDHLAGRIETSLGYLGPQG from the coding sequence ATGCGCCGCCTCTGCGGCGAACTGGTCTCGGAACTGACCCTCCCGGCCCCCGCCGCGCCGGCCGACCTGTACACCGCCCTGTGCGACGGGATGAGCAGACGGCGCGGCCGCCCCGTGCACTTCCGGATGGCCCCCTTCCCGGCCGACACGGCCAGCGGACTCTGGCTCGACATGGCCGACCAGGACCTCGTCGTCATCGAGGAACGCACCGCGCCCGACCACCAGTTGGTGATCCTCGGGCACGAGCTGTGGCACATGAACGCCGGGCACTGCAGCCACCACGTCCAGGGCGCGGCGGTCGCGGCGCGTTTACTCACCGACGGAGCGGACCTCCAGGCCACCGTCCACCGGGTCGCCGCCCGCACCCGGTTCGACCTGGCCGACGAGCGGCAGGCCGAGAGCTTCGGGCTGCTCCTGGCCAGCAAGTGCCGTGCCTGGCTGGCCGGTTCGTCGCCGCGCGGGCGCGGACAGGGTGACCATCTGGCGGGTCGGATCGAGACGTCGCTGGGGTACCTGGGCCCGCAGGGCTGA
- a CDS encoding alpha-L-fucosidase codes for MPMQPWFTDAKLGIFVHWGIYAVDGVQESWSFYDDIVPHDRYMSQLDRFTGAHYDPKAWADLFARAGARYAVLTSRHHDGVALWDTAYGDLNLGRDYLAGYADALREKGLKVGLYYSHSDWNHPDYASTRKPGRPPEQEDNRYSECSAEDEDLAAWERFIVYRDGQIRELASRYRPDLMWFDGEWDRSEEQWRIGELAALIRSYSPDVVFNARMLSEGDYATPEQGAPIEPPPGPWELCLTINDSWGYQHHDHNHKSLSQLIRYFTETIGGGGNLLLDVGPMEDGAIPQPQVERLEGLGEWIRRHADAVYGTVRGLPAGHHYGPSTLSADGRTLYLTLFDVPRAEIGVRGLVTPVRKVTVLGTGAELAHRVVGGLHEAVGVLWIDPPAESDLDPHATVLAVELDGELELYRGSGRF; via the coding sequence ATGCCCATGCAACCCTGGTTCACCGACGCCAAGTTGGGGATCTTCGTCCACTGGGGCATCTACGCCGTCGACGGCGTCCAGGAGTCCTGGTCGTTCTACGACGACATCGTCCCCCACGACCGGTACATGTCCCAGCTCGACCGCTTCACCGGCGCCCACTACGACCCGAAGGCCTGGGCCGACCTCTTCGCCCGCGCCGGCGCCCGCTACGCCGTGCTCACCAGCCGCCACCACGACGGCGTCGCCCTGTGGGACACGGCCTACGGTGACCTCAACCTGGGCCGCGACTACCTCGCCGGCTACGCCGACGCCCTGCGCGAGAAGGGCCTCAAGGTCGGCCTCTACTACTCGCACTCCGACTGGAACCACCCCGACTACGCCTCCACCCGCAAGCCGGGCCGCCCGCCGGAGCAGGAGGACAACCGGTACTCCGAGTGCTCGGCCGAGGACGAGGACCTGGCCGCCTGGGAGCGGTTCATCGTCTACCGCGACGGCCAGATCCGCGAGCTGGCCTCCCGCTACCGCCCCGACCTGATGTGGTTCGACGGCGAGTGGGACCGCAGCGAGGAACAGTGGCGCATCGGGGAACTCGCCGCGCTGATCCGCTCGTACTCCCCGGACGTCGTCTTCAACGCCCGCATGCTCAGCGAGGGCGACTACGCCACCCCCGAACAGGGCGCTCCCATCGAACCCCCGCCCGGGCCCTGGGAGTTGTGCCTCACCATCAACGACTCGTGGGGCTACCAGCACCACGACCACAACCACAAGTCTCTCTCCCAGCTGATCCGCTACTTCACCGAGACCATCGGCGGGGGCGGCAACCTGCTGCTCGACGTGGGCCCGATGGAGGACGGCGCCATCCCGCAGCCGCAGGTCGAGCGCCTCGAAGGGCTGGGGGAGTGGATCCGTCGGCACGCCGACGCGGTGTACGGGACGGTGCGCGGGCTTCCGGCGGGGCACCACTACGGGCCCAGCACCCTCTCCGCCGACGGCCGCACCCTCTACCTCACCCTGTTCGACGTCCCGCGCGCCGAGATCGGCGTCCGCGGTCTGGTCACCCCGGTCCGCAAGGTCACCGTCCTCGGCACCGGAGCCGAACTCGCCCACCGGGTCGTCGGCGGGCTGCACGAGGCCGTCGGCGTGCTGTGGATCGATCCGCCCGCCGAGTCCGACCTCGACCCGCACGCCACGGTGCTCGCCGTGGAACTGGACGGCGAACTGGAGCTGTACCGGGGGTCGGGACGGTTCTGA